A window of Castanea sativa cultivar Marrone di Chiusa Pesio chromosome 1, ASM4071231v1 contains these coding sequences:
- the LOC142621684 gene encoding receptor-like protein kinase FERONIA, with translation MRNLSVLTPIVSIFCIFFLLYQITLVASSTPPRYVSDDAIITLDCGSATDKSKDMYGRDWTGDFQSKFFPKEKLNNLKSNTSKAPGTVTKAPYSTARISSSQFTYVFPVTFGPKFVRLHFNPVIYPGFERSKAFFTVKAGSFTLLINFTASAPADSLQEKTFFKEFCINAGKDRKLNLTFIPFSTTFYAFINGIEIVPMPDDLYYKPQGESEEGIPNLSGDPFHINDDMALEMVYRLNVAGNLISPTDDTGFFRQWSSDVNYFKSTGTLMPHEPSWKLDYVKEPNYTAPDDVYRSARTMGLNRTKNRLSNLTWGLPVDTGFNYLVRLHFCEIDTNMKEYGQRRFIIYIDSLIADLEADVIWWTGKIGRPVYKDYVVNIRKKGDEGSHNLSIDLHPASESTSFLHDDAILNGVELFKLSNSDGNLAGPSEMLPSLPPVPKTKESSTKKIMFIAIGGGVGILVLLTSVCFMVLLKLRKSRRYGSYHPLSKFWCWRDPYKGKSTRTKASSLPDEVCRHFSLEEIKTATDNFHQELIIGKGGFGNVYKGLIDEGTVAVAIKRLKPGSGQGAREFWTEIEMLSQLRHGHLVSLIGYCNDEGEMILVYEFMSNGTLSEHLFNTKIDPLTWKQRLDICIGAAKGLHYLHTCKKDPIIHRDVKATNILLDDKMGSKVSDFGLSKMGLGQTAVSTVVKGTLGYLDPDYARRQQVTDKSDVYSFGVVLLEVLSGRKALDQRFGQEQLHLANWARKCAENGTIYEIIDPDLKGKIAPECFKVYVDVAENCVRDQGVQRPTMNDVMERLEFALELQQNADAAQEEINPSGDFTYQEVLSFRVSGRTTGAGAPPHINFEPVLESDTNPSLDSESVTVTSRDVFTDNSNITT, from the coding sequence ATGAGGAATCTCTCGGTGCTCACACCTATAGTTTCCATCTTCTGCATATTCTTCCTTCTTTATCAAATCACACTTGTAGCTTCTTCCACCCCTCCTCGTTATGTCTCTGATGATGCTATTATTACCCTCGACTGTGGCAGTGCCACAGACAAGTCGAAGGATATGTATGGGCGCGACTGGACTGGAGACTTTCAGTCCAAGTTCTTTCCCAAAGAAAAACTTAATAATCTCAAATCTAATACCTCTAAAGCCCCAGGCACCGTCACAAAAGCCCCTTACTCCACTGCACGTATATCTTCTTCTCAATTCACGTACGTATTTCCAGTCACCTTTGGTCCGAAATTCGTTCGGTTGCACTTTAACCCAGTCATCTACCCAGGTTTTGAGAGGTCCAAGGCCTTTTTCACTGTCAAAGCAGGTTCGTTCACCTTACTTATAAACTTCACTGCTTCCGCTCCTGCTGATTCTTTGCAGGAAAAAACTTTCTTCAAAGAGTTCTGCATCAACGCCGGAAAGGATCGAAAATTGAACTTAACCTTCATCCCTTTTTCAACTACTTTCTATGCTTTCATTAATGGAATTGAGATCGTGCCCATGCCTGACGACCTGTACTACAAGCCACAAGGTGAAAGTGAGGAAGGCATTCCGAATCTCAGCGGAGATCCTTTCCACATAAACGATGACATGGCACTCGAGATGGTTTATCGATTAAACGTGGCTGGTAATTTGATATCACCAACGGATGATACTGGCTTCTTTAGACAATGGTCCTCGGATGTTAATTATTTCAAGAGTACTGGAACCCTGATGCCACACGAGCCATCTTGGAAACTCGACTACGTAAAGGAACCAAATTACACTGCACCAGATGATGTCTATCGGTCTGCAAGGACCATGGGTTTGAACAGAACCAAGAACAGGCTTTCCAATTTGACGTGGGGGTTACCAGTTGATACGGGATTTAATTACCTGGTGAGGCTCCATTTCTGTGAAATAGACACCAATATGAAGGAATATGGTCAAAGGCGGTTCATCATATATATAGACTCTCTTATAGCCGACCTAGAAGCTGATGTAATATGGTGGACTGGCAAAATCGGTAGGCCTGTTTACAAAGACTATGTAGTAAACATCAGAAAGAAGGGAGATGAGGGCAGCCATAATCTCTCCATTGATCTACATCCTGCTAGTGAAAGTACAAGCTTTCTTCACGACGATGCCATTTTAAATGGTGTGGAATTGTTCAAACTGAGCAACTCAGATGGTAACCTCGCAGGACCTAGTGAAATGCTGCCGTCTCTTCCTCCTGTCCCGAAGACCAAGGAGTCCAGTACAAAGAAAATAATGTTCATTGCTATTGGAGGTGGTGTGGGAATCTTAGTGCTACTCACTTCAGTGTGTTTCATGGTTCTTTTGAAACTAAGGAAGTCCAGGCGCTACGGTTCTTATCATCCATTATCAAAGTTCTGGTGCTGGCGTGATCCATACAAAGGAAAGTCAACAAGGACAAAGGCCTCATCGTTGCCCGACGAAGTTTGCCGCCACTTCTCactagaagaaatcaaaacagCAACTGACAACTTCCACCAAGAACTAATTATCGGTAAAGGTGGTTTTGGCAATGTATATAAGGGTTTGATAGACGAGGGTACAGTGGCTGTGGCAATCAAGCGCTTGAAACCTGGGTCTGGACAAGGTGCTCGAGAGTTCTGGACTGAGATCGAGATGCTTTCTCAACTTCGCCATGGCCACCTCGTCTCTCTCATTGGATACTGCAACGATGAGGGCGAGATGATCCTCGTCTATGAATTCATGTCTAATGGGACCCTTAGCGAGCATCTCTTCAACACCAAAATCGATCCTCTCACGTGGAAACAAAGACTGGACATATGTATCGGGGCGGCAAAGGGTTTGCACTACCTCCACACATGCAAGAAGGATCCTATTATCCACCGTGATGTGAAGGCCACCAATATTCTATTGGATGATAAAATGGGGTCTAAGGTTTCAGATTTTGGGTTGTCCAAAATGGGTTTGGGTCAAACGGCTGTTAGTACCGTAGTTAAGGGTACATTAGGATATCTGGATCCGGATTATGCTCGGCGTCAGCAAGTGACCGATAAGTCTGATGTGTACTCGTTTGGCGTGGTGTTATTGGAAGTTCTGTCTGGTCGAAAGGCACTAGATCAAAGGTTCGGCCAGGAGCAATTGCATCTAGCCAACTGGGCTCGGAAGTGCGCTGAAAATGGGACTATTTATGAGATCATTGACCCAGATCTTAAGGGGAAGATTGCTCCAGAGTGTTTCAAGGTCTACGTGGACGTCGCAGAGAATTGTGTGCGTGATCAGGGGGTCCAACGGCCTACAATGAACGATGTGATGGAAAGGCTCGAGTTTGCATTGGAGTTGCAACAAAATGCGGACGCAGCACAGGAGGAAATCAATCCTAGTGGTGATTTCACCTATCAAGAGGTGTTATCGTTTCGTGTTTCTGGTCGTACTACTGGTGCTGGTGCTCCTCCACACATCAATTTTGAACCAGTGTTGGAATCGGATACTAATCCAAGTCTTGATTCTGAAAGTGTCACTGTCACAAGTCGGGATGTCTTCACAGACAACTCAAACATTACAACTTAA